In a genomic window of Nocardia fluminea:
- the katG gene encoding catalase/peroxidase HPI produces the protein MPEEHPPIAEANTEPGGSGCPVMPRAFASTDARGANSDWWPNQLDLTLLQKNPPAANPMGEDFDYAAEFATLDLAAVKADIEQVMTTSQAWWPADFGHYGPFFIRMAWHSAGTYRVGDGRGGAGAGLQRFAPLNSWPDNASLDKARRLLWPVKKKYGRKLSWADLIVYTGNVALESMGFETFGFGGGRVDAWEPEEDVYWGPERTWLGDERYSGDRNLARPLAAVQMGLIYVNPEGPNGNPDPLAAAADIRETFARMAMNDEETAALIAGGHTFGKTHGAGPADNVGPEPEGAPLELQGLGWQSGFGSGAGEDAITSGLEGIWNSTPITWDNNFLETLYGYEWELTASPAGAHQWIPKDGAGADTVPDPFIPGKKRAPIMLTTDLSLRFDPIYGPITRRWLENPAEFADAFARAWYKLTHRDMGPIARYLGPLVPSEELLWQDPVPAQHGPIIGDSEIAALKSQIQASGLSIAQLVTTAWAAASSFRGSDKRGGANGGRIRLQPQAGWAVNQPDELAQVVRVYEGIKETFDTAGGTQVSFADLVVLGGAVGVEQAAQSAGFPVTVPFTPGRTDATQAQTDVESFDALETAADGFRNYVSKDAQIPAEFLLIDKSNLLTLSAPEMTVLIGGLRVLGANYQSSSLGVFTETPGTLTNDFFVNLLDMATEWAPSAADENVYEGRDRATGALTWTGSRVDLVFGSNSQLRALAEAYATDDAKEKFVHDFVAAWTKVSNLDRFDVAA, from the coding sequence GTGCCCGAGGAACACCCACCCATCGCGGAAGCCAACACGGAACCCGGCGGCAGTGGTTGCCCCGTCATGCCTCGCGCGTTCGCCTCCACCGACGCGCGCGGCGCCAACAGTGACTGGTGGCCGAACCAGCTCGATCTCACACTGCTGCAGAAGAATCCGCCGGCGGCGAACCCGATGGGCGAGGACTTCGACTACGCGGCCGAATTCGCCACTCTCGACCTGGCCGCGGTGAAGGCCGACATCGAGCAGGTCATGACGACCTCGCAGGCCTGGTGGCCCGCCGACTTCGGCCACTACGGCCCCTTCTTCATCCGGATGGCCTGGCACTCCGCGGGCACCTACCGCGTCGGCGACGGCCGCGGCGGCGCGGGCGCGGGCCTGCAGCGCTTCGCCCCGCTCAACAGCTGGCCCGACAACGCCAGCCTCGACAAGGCGCGCCGGCTGCTGTGGCCGGTGAAGAAGAAGTACGGCCGCAAACTGTCGTGGGCCGACCTCATCGTCTACACCGGCAATGTCGCGCTCGAGTCGATGGGCTTCGAGACCTTCGGGTTCGGTGGCGGCCGCGTGGACGCGTGGGAGCCCGAGGAGGACGTGTACTGGGGCCCCGAGCGCACCTGGCTCGGCGACGAACGCTACAGCGGTGACCGCAACCTCGCGCGTCCGCTCGCCGCCGTCCAGATGGGCCTCATCTACGTCAATCCCGAAGGCCCCAACGGCAATCCGGATCCGCTCGCCGCCGCCGCGGACATCCGCGAGACCTTCGCGCGGATGGCGATGAACGACGAGGAGACCGCCGCGCTGATCGCGGGCGGCCACACCTTCGGCAAGACCCACGGTGCGGGCCCTGCCGACAACGTCGGCCCCGAGCCCGAAGGCGCACCGCTGGAACTGCAGGGCCTGGGCTGGCAGAGCGGCTTCGGCAGCGGTGCCGGCGAGGACGCGATCACCAGTGGCCTGGAAGGCATCTGGAACAGCACCCCCATCACCTGGGACAACAACTTCCTCGAAACCCTCTACGGCTACGAATGGGAACTGACCGCGAGCCCGGCGGGCGCGCACCAGTGGATCCCGAAGGACGGCGCGGGCGCCGACACCGTGCCCGACCCGTTCATCCCGGGCAAGAAGCGCGCGCCGATCATGCTCACCACCGACCTGTCGCTGCGGTTCGACCCGATCTACGGCCCGATCACCCGCCGCTGGCTGGAGAACCCCGCGGAGTTCGCCGACGCGTTCGCCCGCGCCTGGTACAAGCTCACCCACCGCGACATGGGTCCGATCGCCCGCTACCTCGGCCCGCTCGTCCCGTCCGAGGAACTGCTGTGGCAGGACCCGGTACCCGCCCAGCACGGCCCGATCATCGGTGACTCCGAGATCGCCGCGCTCAAGAGTCAGATCCAGGCCTCCGGCCTGTCCATCGCCCAGCTCGTGACAACGGCGTGGGCGGCGGCCTCCTCGTTCCGCGGCAGCGACAAGCGCGGCGGCGCCAACGGCGGCCGGATCCGGCTGCAGCCGCAGGCGGGCTGGGCGGTCAACCAGCCCGACGAACTCGCCCAGGTGGTCCGCGTCTACGAAGGCATCAAGGAGACGTTCGACACCGCGGGTGGCACGCAGGTCTCCTTCGCCGACCTGGTCGTGCTCGGCGGCGCGGTCGGGGTCGAACAGGCCGCCCAGTCCGCCGGTTTCCCGGTGACGGTGCCGTTCACGCCGGGCCGTACCGACGCGACCCAGGCCCAGACCGATGTCGAGTCGTTCGACGCGCTCGAGACCGCGGCCGACGGCTTCCGCAACTACGTGTCCAAGGACGCGCAGATCCCCGCGGAGTTCCTGCTGATCGACAAGTCGAACCTGCTCACGCTCAGCGCCCCGGAGATGACGGTGCTGATCGGTGGTCTGCGGGTGCTCGGCGCGAACTACCAGTCCTCGTCGCTGGGCGTGTTCACCGAGACCCCGGGGACGCTGACGAACGACTTCTTCGTCAACCTCCTGGACATGGCGACCGAGTGGGCGCCGTCGGCCGCCGACGAGAACGTCTACGAAGGCCGTGACCGCGCCACCGGCGCCCTCACCTGGACCGGCAGCCGCGTGGACCTGGTGTTCGGCTCCAACTCGCAGCTGCGGGCGCTGGCCGAGGCCTACGCGACCGACGACGCGAAGGAGAAGTTCGTGCACGACTTCGTCGCCGCGTGGACCAAGGTGAGCAACCTGGACCGGTTCGACGTCGCAGCCTGA
- a CDS encoding winged helix-turn-helix transcriptional regulator — protein sequence MRRTSFEDMNCSLAQCLEVVGEWWTLLIVRDALFGVTRFDDFRDRLGIARNVLTQRLEGLVEHEIMTREPYQDNPVRYDYRLTAKGRSLWQVITAMRQWGDEWAAPNGPPVEVLHRTCAHLTTIEPTCSHCGERVHGRDLALRDGPGAGDRSPLPESLRR from the coding sequence ATGCGGCGCACCAGCTTCGAAGACATGAACTGCTCCCTGGCCCAGTGTCTGGAAGTGGTCGGGGAGTGGTGGACCCTGCTGATCGTGCGCGACGCCCTCTTCGGTGTCACCCGTTTCGACGACTTCCGCGACCGACTCGGTATCGCCCGCAACGTCCTCACTCAACGTCTCGAGGGGCTGGTCGAACACGAGATCATGACGAGGGAGCCCTACCAGGACAACCCCGTCCGCTACGACTACCGCCTGACCGCCAAGGGGCGCTCGCTGTGGCAGGTGATCACCGCGATGCGCCAGTGGGGCGACGAATGGGCCGCCCCGAACGGTCCACCGGTAGAGGTGCTGCACCGCACCTGCGCCCATCTCACCACCATCGAGCCGACCTGCTCGCACTGTGGCGAGCGAGTCCACGGCCGCGACCTGGCACTGCGGGACGGCCCGGGCGCGGGCGATCGTTCCCCGCTGCCCGAGTCGCTACGTCGGTGA
- a CDS encoding MFS transporter, with amino-acid sequence MRSLTPSRETNPRLVLAIVSTGVLLSSLDLFIVNVAMPAMADDFGAGLTELSWVLNLYAIVFAALLVPAGRLGDRGGNRATFLTGLAIFVIGSALCSAAWNVESLIAFRVVQAVGCALLTPSSLALVLAATPPQQRAGAVRLWVAFGGLGAALGPVLGGVLVEIDWRWVFLVNVPIGLAALAIGARALPSPPAAGGPLPDLLGAGALIGAVGSLILAVVQGPEWGWSSTGVLAAFGVALVLGVVFAVSSARHHSPIVDPALLRVPNFVLAGANSLVFQIAFAGMLLSVTLWAQNVWEWSALRTGLAIAPGPLVVPFVAVGAGKLIARVGAGPVIAAGGLAFGGGLLWWARAATLAPDYVGGLLGGMLLTGLGVGLTLPTAFAAGAGNLPPQRFATGSGVLSMARQLGLALGVALLVALLGTPGTPAAALDAFQRAWYVTAAIAVLAGLIGFAVRTRSQAGPAADTPAHTPEATERSGDAAVSA; translated from the coding sequence ATGCGATCCCTTACCCCCTCCCGGGAGACGAATCCGCGGCTGGTGCTCGCCATCGTCTCCACCGGCGTGCTGCTGTCGAGCCTGGACCTGTTCATCGTCAATGTCGCCATGCCCGCCATGGCCGACGACTTCGGCGCCGGGCTGACCGAGTTGTCCTGGGTGCTCAACCTCTATGCCATCGTCTTCGCCGCCCTGCTCGTTCCGGCCGGTCGGCTCGGCGACCGCGGCGGCAACCGCGCCACCTTCCTCACCGGCCTCGCGATCTTCGTGATCGGGTCCGCGCTGTGTTCGGCCGCGTGGAATGTGGAGTCGCTCATCGCTTTCCGCGTGGTCCAGGCGGTGGGATGCGCACTCCTCACGCCGTCCTCGCTCGCGCTGGTTCTCGCCGCGACCCCGCCACAGCAGCGCGCGGGGGCGGTGCGGCTGTGGGTCGCGTTCGGCGGCCTCGGCGCCGCGCTCGGCCCGGTCCTCGGCGGTGTGCTGGTCGAGATCGATTGGCGCTGGGTCTTTCTCGTGAACGTGCCGATCGGGTTGGCGGCGTTGGCGATCGGTGCCCGCGCGCTGCCGTCCCCGCCGGCCGCGGGCGGCCCGCTGCCCGATCTGCTGGGTGCAGGCGCGTTGATCGGAGCGGTCGGATCGCTGATCCTGGCCGTCGTCCAAGGCCCGGAGTGGGGCTGGAGTTCCACCGGGGTCCTCGCCGCGTTCGGTGTCGCGCTCGTGCTCGGCGTCGTCTTCGCGGTGAGCTCGGCTCGTCATCACAGCCCGATCGTCGACCCTGCCCTGCTTCGCGTCCCGAATTTCGTACTCGCGGGAGCGAATTCGCTGGTGTTCCAGATCGCGTTCGCGGGCATGCTGCTCTCGGTCACGCTCTGGGCGCAGAACGTGTGGGAGTGGTCGGCCTTGCGGACCGGTCTGGCGATCGCGCCCGGCCCACTGGTCGTCCCGTTCGTCGCGGTCGGCGCGGGCAAGCTCATCGCCCGCGTCGGCGCCGGCCCGGTGATCGCGGCGGGCGGGCTCGCCTTCGGCGGCGGGCTGCTGTGGTGGGCACGCGCGGCCACCCTGGCACCGGACTATGTGGGTGGCCTGCTCGGCGGCATGCTGCTGACCGGACTCGGCGTCGGGCTGACCCTGCCCACCGCGTTCGCCGCCGGCGCGGGCAATCTGCCCCCGCAACGCTTCGCGACCGGCTCGGGGGTGCTGAGCATGGCCCGCCAACTCGGCCTCGCGCTCGGCGTCGCACTGCTCGTCGCGCTGCTCGGTACGCCCGGCACTCCTGCTGCCGCGCTCGATGCCTTCCAGCGGGCTTGGTACGTGACCGCCGCGATCGCGGTCCTCGCCGGGCTCATCGGCTTCGCCGTGCGCACGCGATCGCAGGCCGGACCCGCTGCCGACACGCCCGCCCACACTCCGGAGGCGACTGAAAGGTCCGGGGACGCAGCAGTTTCCGCGTGA
- a CDS encoding acyl-CoA thioesterase, which translates to MMKLTGRFGTRFALTATDSGRWHAVVDDSWRGWTGPHGGTLAGLLIDVAQRASSRDYPVRAADVRFLGRPATGAFTLHATEHTVGRSTTILDVVAAQDGAPVAAATVTLGKSSATAIPAHHGRPAPVVAAAPDCALFQLPPEIVPVGAHFVIRPAADPLPLSGADEAMMCAWIALDPALPLDAPSLAVLADALPPGLFPLLTAPVAVPTVTLSLHVHADPSHLGDTPVLVRATNVSSGAGWSVDDTDIWDSDGMLLATARQTRRVLG; encoded by the coding sequence ATGATGAAACTCACCGGGCGATTCGGTACGCGATTCGCCCTCACCGCCACCGATTCCGGACGGTGGCATGCCGTGGTCGACGATTCGTGGCGCGGCTGGACCGGTCCCCACGGCGGCACGCTCGCCGGGCTCCTGATCGACGTGGCGCAGCGGGCGAGCTCGCGCGACTACCCCGTGCGCGCGGCCGATGTCCGGTTCCTCGGACGACCGGCGACCGGTGCGTTCACCCTGCACGCCACCGAACACACTGTCGGGCGCAGCACGACGATCCTGGACGTGGTCGCCGCACAGGACGGCGCGCCGGTCGCCGCGGCCACCGTCACCCTGGGCAAATCCAGTGCGACGGCGATCCCCGCCCACCACGGCAGACCCGCGCCCGTCGTCGCGGCCGCACCGGACTGCGCACTGTTCCAGCTACCCCCGGAGATCGTCCCCGTCGGCGCGCATTTCGTCATCCGCCCGGCCGCGGACCCCTTGCCCCTCAGTGGCGCGGACGAGGCGATGATGTGCGCCTGGATCGCACTCGATCCCGCGCTGCCGCTCGATGCGCCGAGTCTGGCCGTCCTGGCCGACGCGCTCCCACCCGGCCTGTTCCCGCTGCTCACCGCGCCGGTCGCCGTCCCCACCGTCACTCTGTCGCTGCACGTGCACGCCGATCCGAGCCACCTCGGCGACACACCCGTGCTGGTCCGCGCCACGAACGTCAGCTCCGGTGCCGGCTGGTCGGTCGACGACACCGACATCTGGGACAGCGACGGCATGCTGCTCGCCACCGCCCGTCAAACCCGCCGCGTCCTCGGCTGA
- a CDS encoding Fur family transcriptional regulator: protein MSTTSDFEQMLRAASLRVTAPRLAVLTAVHQHPHTDTDTIVSRVRATLGTVSQQAVYDVLRALTSAGLLRRIQPMGTVARYETRVGDNHHHLVCRSCGVIVDVECAVGDAPCLSPFDDRGFVVDEAEVIYWGRCPDCTTSLS, encoded by the coding sequence GTGTCCACCACATCGGACTTCGAACAGATGCTGCGCGCAGCCTCACTGCGCGTCACCGCGCCACGCCTGGCGGTGCTCACCGCAGTGCACCAGCATCCACACACCGACACGGACACCATTGTGAGCCGAGTCAGAGCCACCCTCGGGACCGTCAGCCAGCAGGCCGTCTACGACGTACTGCGGGCACTCACCAGCGCCGGGCTACTCCGGCGGATCCAGCCGATGGGCACCGTCGCACGCTATGAGACGCGCGTCGGTGACAACCATCATCACCTGGTGTGCCGGTCCTGTGGGGTGATCGTCGATGTCGAGTGCGCTGTCGGCGACGCGCCCTGTCTGTCTCCCTTCGATGATCGCGGTTTCGTCGTCGACGAGGCCGAGGTCATCTATTGGGGCCGCTGCCCCGACTGCACGACATCACTCTCCTGA
- a CDS encoding metal-dependent hydrolase: MLGHSHATSGALAWAGTAAALPLTVAAFPLFDSDTTRFGIAELIMGTLLTAGAALLPDADHPSGTISHVLGPVSHHLCRLISWASGGHRHGTHSLLFVVVAIVATWAGEHYLGRPFTLGLVFFLLALAVRSLHLCPPGKSVRTYGTVIVLATAGTFAVDHWVVDRPVWLPICVGLGCLAHLLGDCLTDRGCRLLWPFPLRTRVPLIERTGNRVETWVISPLFVLGTMGALWYAIMHRP; the protein is encoded by the coding sequence GTGCTAGGACATTCTCATGCGACGAGTGGGGCGCTGGCCTGGGCCGGTACGGCCGCCGCGCTACCGCTCACAGTCGCCGCGTTCCCCCTGTTCGACAGCGACACAACGCGATTCGGCATCGCCGAACTCATCATGGGCACGCTGCTCACCGCGGGTGCGGCGCTGCTGCCGGACGCGGACCATCCCAGCGGCACCATCTCCCACGTGCTCGGTCCGGTGTCACATCACCTGTGCCGGTTGATCTCCTGGGCGTCGGGCGGACATCGTCACGGCACGCATTCGCTGCTCTTCGTCGTCGTCGCGATCGTGGCCACCTGGGCCGGGGAGCACTACCTCGGCAGACCGTTCACCCTCGGCCTCGTGTTCTTCCTGCTCGCCCTCGCGGTGCGATCGCTGCACCTGTGCCCGCCGGGAAAGAGTGTCCGGACCTACGGAACGGTGATCGTGCTGGCCACGGCAGGCACATTCGCGGTCGACCATTGGGTCGTCGACCGCCCCGTGTGGTTGCCGATCTGTGTGGGCCTGGGGTGCCTGGCCCATCTGCTCGGCGACTGCCTCACCGATCGGGGCTGCCGGTTGCTGTGGCCGTTTCCGTTGCGCACCCGGGTGCCGCTGATCGAGCGGACCGGGAACCGGGTCGAGACCTGGGTCATCTCTCCGCTGTTCGTGCTCGGCACAATGGGCGCGCTCTGGTACGCGATCATGCACCGTCCGTGA
- a CDS encoding fused (3R)-hydroxyacyl-ACP dehydratase subunits HadA/HadB, producing the protein MTSVVDAPPVDGPDTASKVGHYYRVEGVYEVGREKIREYARAVQDFHPAHWEDSAAAALGYPGLVAPLTFVSIPAMAANKLLFETVVVGYDMFVQTEQVFEQHKPIVAGDRLVVDVELTSVRTIAGKDLITVTNTFVDELGETVHIMHTTVVGITGDDGVDPAITAAVENIMLHGVSIYSADKSAAVETTLRPEGEVPLSVEGAARVPNTTMSFDELTVGDELPLRDARVSRGDLVNYAGVSGDGNPIHWDEKIAELAGLPDIIAHGMLTMGLGAGFLSTWSGDPGAVTRYGVRLSTYTIVGREGGQVEYTGRVKSLDPETRSAVIAIVAKSGGRKIFGLATANLRFR; encoded by the coding sequence GTGACTTCCGTAGTCGATGCCCCGCCCGTCGATGGCCCTGACACCGCGTCGAAGGTAGGGCACTACTACCGGGTAGAGGGCGTCTACGAGGTCGGTCGCGAGAAGATCCGCGAATACGCGCGCGCCGTCCAGGACTTCCACCCCGCCCACTGGGAGGACTCGGCCGCCGCCGCGCTCGGTTATCCGGGTCTGGTCGCGCCGCTGACGTTCGTTTCCATCCCGGCTATGGCCGCGAACAAATTGCTGTTCGAAACGGTGGTCGTCGGCTACGACATGTTCGTGCAGACCGAGCAGGTCTTCGAACAGCACAAGCCGATCGTCGCCGGTGACCGCCTCGTGGTCGACGTCGAGCTGACCTCGGTGCGCACGATCGCGGGTAAGGACCTGATCACCGTCACCAACACCTTCGTCGACGAGCTCGGCGAGACCGTGCACATCATGCACACCACGGTCGTCGGCATCACCGGCGACGACGGCGTGGATCCCGCCATCACCGCGGCGGTGGAGAACATCATGCTGCACGGGGTGAGCATCTACAGCGCCGACAAGAGCGCCGCGGTGGAGACCACCCTGCGTCCCGAGGGCGAGGTTCCGCTGTCGGTCGAGGGGGCCGCGCGCGTCCCGAACACCACGATGTCGTTCGACGAGCTCACCGTCGGCGACGAACTCCCGCTGCGCGACGCCCGCGTCTCGCGCGGTGACCTCGTCAACTACGCCGGCGTCTCCGGCGACGGCAACCCCATCCACTGGGACGAGAAGATCGCCGAGCTGGCGGGCCTGCCCGACATCATCGCCCACGGCATGCTCACCATGGGCCTCGGCGCGGGCTTCCTGTCCACCTGGTCCGGCGACCCCGGCGCCGTCACCCGCTACGGCGTGCGGCTGTCGACCTACACCATCGTCGGCAGGGAGGGCGGCCAGGTCGAGTACACCGGCCGCGTGAAGTCCCTCGACCCGGAGACCCGCAGCGCGGTGATCGCCATCGTCGCCAAGTCCGGCGGCCGCAAGATCTTCGGTCTCGCCACCGCGAACCTGCGCTTTCGCTGA
- a CDS encoding SRPBCC family protein: protein MTETIDVPRIVHASRDVAATPAVIFGLIADPAQQPRWDGNDNLARAVEGQRVRAVGDVFTTTLTNGADRDNHIVEFEEGRRIAWNPSERDKTPPGHLWRWELEPIDDTHTRVTHTYDWTALHDELRQVRAEATTADKLQASVDRLAALAES, encoded by the coding sequence GTGACCGAAACCATCGACGTGCCACGCATCGTCCACGCTTCCCGCGACGTCGCGGCGACCCCCGCCGTGATCTTCGGCCTGATCGCTGATCCCGCGCAGCAGCCGCGCTGGGACGGCAACGACAATCTCGCTCGAGCCGTCGAGGGCCAGCGGGTCCGCGCGGTCGGTGACGTGTTCACCACGACGCTCACCAACGGCGCCGACCGCGACAACCACATCGTGGAGTTCGAGGAGGGTCGCCGCATCGCGTGGAACCCGTCCGAACGGGACAAGACCCCGCCCGGGCACCTGTGGCGCTGGGAGCTCGAGCCGATCGACGACACGCACACCCGGGTGACCCACACCTACGACTGGACCGCGCTGCACGACGAGTTGCGTCAGGTGCGGGCCGAGGCCACCACCGCCGACAAGCTGCAGGCGTCGGTGGACCGGCTGGCCGCCCTCGCCGAGTCCTAG
- a CDS encoding TetR/AcrR family transcriptional regulator, producing the protein MSQQVNPRPSADATRRNEGSRRAILSAAFELAGEIGYDKLTIEAIAARAGVGKQTIYRWWPSKGAVLLDAFLMLSESGDDAAPGLPDTGDLEADLKLVLRATVAELADPRFDLPLRGLTSAIMHDTTLAATYVERLQGPVDELKRRRLAAAQTAGQIAPDVDLDVAIAMIWGPLMDRWLLRTGTLTTDFADRVVETALRGLRG; encoded by the coding sequence ATGAGTCAGCAGGTGAACCCCCGGCCGTCGGCCGACGCGACCCGGCGCAACGAAGGATCCCGGCGCGCGATCCTGTCCGCGGCCTTCGAGCTGGCCGGTGAGATCGGCTACGACAAACTCACCATCGAGGCGATCGCGGCGAGGGCAGGCGTCGGCAAGCAGACGATCTACCGATGGTGGCCGTCCAAGGGCGCCGTCCTGCTCGACGCCTTCCTGATGCTCAGCGAGAGCGGCGACGACGCGGCACCGGGCCTGCCCGACACCGGCGACCTGGAAGCCGACCTGAAGCTGGTCCTGCGCGCCACCGTCGCCGAACTCGCCGACCCGCGCTTCGACCTGCCCCTGCGCGGCCTGACAAGTGCCATCATGCACGACACCACGCTGGCCGCCACCTACGTCGAACGCCTGCAAGGCCCCGTGGACGAGCTGAAACGCCGCAGGCTCGCCGCCGCGCAAACCGCCGGCCAGATCGCCCCCGATGTCGACCTCGACGTCGCCATCGCGATGATCTGGGGTCCACTGATGGACCGCTGGCTCCTGCGTACCGGCACCCTCACCACCGATTTCGCCGATCGCGTCGTCGAGACCGCGCTGCGCGGACTACGCGGCTGA
- a CDS encoding molybdopterin oxidoreductase family protein codes for MDSTTIARQCTLCEAHCGILVTVEDSRVTRVEGNPDDVLSKGYICPKATAMGGLHHDPDRLRTPMRRVGDSFEPVGWDEAFREIGRRLRAVRSAHGPSAIGMYIGNPAAHSSSVMYGALLRAVLLTRNFFSASSIDQFPQEFVAWRMFGSNVLMPIADIDRTDRLVVLGANPAVSNGSITTMPGAKSRIKAVRARGGTVVVIDPRRTETARLADEHVAVRPGGDVYLLLAMLHVLITENLCDERAVRALCTGWDELAALVAETTVERMAPLAGVDADTIRHLARDHAAAPSAVLYARIGVCQQVTGTLTHWLVNTINAVTSNLDRAGGQMFASPVVDAARYAKYLPMGHGAWTDRSGAHKSFRSELPVAVLAEEIRTEGPGQIKAMITYAGNPVLSTPQADRLDTALDSLDCYVAVDMYVTETTRHADFILPPVSALEREELSLLFPIFSVRNNARYDAKVFEPPADALEDWQILARLVTEMVPLPLRRFTGRALNAVFEQASPLRLTAAAVATGPYGVLRRGRNGLTLKKIRDTAGGVDLGPLRPRLPELLGTSDRRTHLAPPDFLAAVRTVLDDSTTAAEPGFDLQLIGRRHLRSNNSWLHNIPSMVKGRDRCTVLMHPDDAAARGLADGDPATIESPVGSIVVPVEISDDIRAGVVAIPHGWGHGEPGVGWSVAAALPGANVNLLHDPARTDPLSGTSAVNSTWVRVNPIAAESASAATQSEVAAAPR; via the coding sequence GTGGACAGCACGACAATCGCACGGCAGTGCACACTGTGTGAGGCGCACTGCGGAATTCTGGTCACGGTCGAGGATTCGCGGGTCACCCGCGTGGAAGGCAATCCGGACGACGTGCTGTCCAAGGGCTACATCTGCCCGAAGGCGACAGCCATGGGCGGTCTGCACCACGACCCCGACCGGCTGCGGACGCCGATGCGCCGCGTCGGCGACAGTTTCGAACCGGTCGGCTGGGACGAGGCATTCCGCGAGATCGGCCGGCGGTTGCGCGCGGTGCGGTCCGCGCACGGTCCCAGCGCCATCGGGATGTACATCGGCAACCCGGCCGCGCACAGTTCCTCGGTGATGTACGGCGCGCTGCTGCGGGCCGTCCTGCTCACCCGCAACTTCTTCTCCGCGTCCTCGATCGACCAGTTCCCGCAGGAATTCGTCGCGTGGCGGATGTTCGGCTCGAACGTCCTCATGCCCATCGCCGATATCGACCGCACCGACCGGCTGGTGGTGCTCGGCGCCAATCCCGCGGTGTCCAACGGATCGATCACCACCATGCCCGGCGCCAAATCGCGGATCAAGGCCGTCCGTGCCCGGGGTGGCACCGTCGTCGTGATCGACCCGCGCCGCACCGAAACCGCCCGGCTGGCAGACGAACACGTGGCGGTCCGTCCCGGCGGGGACGTGTACCTGCTGCTCGCGATGCTGCATGTGCTGATCACCGAGAACCTGTGCGACGAACGGGCGGTCCGGGCGCTGTGCACCGGCTGGGACGAGCTCGCCGCACTGGTCGCCGAGACCACCGTGGAACGCATGGCGCCGCTGGCAGGCGTCGACGCCGACACCATCAGGCACCTGGCCCGTGACCACGCCGCGGCACCGTCGGCGGTGCTGTACGCGCGGATCGGCGTGTGTCAGCAGGTGACGGGCACGCTCACCCACTGGCTGGTCAACACGATCAACGCGGTGACCAGCAACCTCGATCGCGCGGGCGGTCAGATGTTCGCCAGCCCCGTCGTCGACGCCGCCCGCTACGCGAAGTACCTGCCGATGGGCCATGGTGCGTGGACCGACCGCTCCGGGGCGCACAAGTCGTTCCGCAGCGAGCTGCCCGTCGCGGTCCTGGCCGAGGAGATCCGCACCGAAGGACCGGGCCAGATCAAGGCCATGATCACCTACGCGGGCAATCCGGTGCTCTCGACCCCACAGGCGGACCGGCTCGACACCGCACTGGATTCGCTGGATTGCTATGTGGCCGTGGACATGTACGTCACCGAGACGACCCGGCACGCCGACTTCATCCTGCCGCCGGTCTCGGCGCTGGAACGCGAGGAACTGAGCCTGCTGTTCCCGATCTTCAGCGTGCGCAACAACGCCCGCTACGACGCCAAGGTGTTCGAACCACCGGCCGACGCCCTGGAGGACTGGCAGATCCTGGCTCGGCTGGTGACCGAAATGGTGCCGCTGCCGCTACGCCGGTTCACCGGACGCGCACTCAACGCCGTGTTCGAACAGGCCAGCCCGCTGCGACTGACCGCGGCCGCCGTCGCGACCGGACCCTACGGGGTTCTGCGTCGTGGACGGAACGGGTTGACGCTGAAGAAGATCCGGGACACGGCGGGCGGTGTCGACCTCGGTCCCTTGCGACCGCGGCTGCCCGAATTGCTCGGCACCAGCGACCGCAGGACACACTTGGCACCCCCGGATTTCCTGGCGGCGGTACGCACGGTCCTCGACGACTCGACCACGGCGGCCGAGCCCGGCTTCGACCTCCAGCTCATCGGACGACGTCACCTGCGCAGCAACAACTCCTGGCTGCACAACATCCCGTCGATGGTGAAGGGCCGCGACCGCTGCACCGTGCTCATGCACCCCGACGACGCCGCCGCCCGTGGTCTCGCCGACGGTGATCCGGCGACGATCGAATCCCCCGTCGGTTCGATCGTGGTTCCGGTGGAGATCAGTGACGACATTCGCGCGGGGGTGGTGGCGATCCCGCACGGATGGGGACACGGCGAACCCGGTGTCGGCTGGTCCGTCGCGGCGGCCCTGCCCGGTGCCAATGTGAATCTGCTGCACGACCCGGCCCGCACCGACCCGCTCTCCGGCACGTCGGCGGTCAACAGCACGTGGGTGCGGGTGAACCCGATCGCTGCCGAAAGCGCTTCCGCCGCAACACAATCGGAGGTCGCCGCCGCGCCGCGGTGA